GTCGTAAAGGCCCTTGAAGGCTAGGCGCAGGCCCTCCGTCGGGGTAGGGAAGGTCACGGGAAGGCCTAGGGCCTTGAGCCGCTGGGCCAAGCGGGCAGCCCCCAGGAGGAAACCCACCTCGGCCCGCAAGGCCTCAAAAAAGCGGGCTACCTCCTCTACTGCGGCGGCCAAGGCCTTGGCGGCCTCGAGGATCCCCCGCTCCCGAAGCTCGCCGAGGATGCGGGCCCCCGCCTCGTCCCGGGGATGAAGGGTGAGGAGATAGGTCTTGGGCCGAGGAGCAAAGGGCCGCCAAGGCTTAGGCCCCTCCGGGGGGAGAAGGGTATACCCTTGGCCACGGCCCTCCGGGTCCAGGCCCGCCGCCAACCAGACCCCCTTGGGGAAGCGGAGGCCCTCCAGGTGCTCCTCAGCCTCGCGGAAGAAGACAGGGGTTAAGACCTCCCGAAGCCGGGCCTGCAGGCCTCGGAAGGGAGGGCTCGTGAAGGCGGCGCCCTCGAGGTGGCGGAGGAGCTGCTTTAGCCCTCCGAGGAGGGCCTCCATACCCTTGATGGCCCCATACAGGTCGGGCCGATCCCGCCGGTAAAGGCCGTAGGCCTGCCGTCGCTTGGCCACCAGGGTTTCTCCGCACAGAACATAGATTGTTTCCAAGAGGGTCCGCTTCTCCAGGGCCTCCCGCACGGCCCCCTGGCGATAGAGGATTGTGGAGAGGTCCGAGGTGAGGCCCTGGGCTAGGACCTTCCGGGCCACCTCCTCCAGGTAGTTGTCCCCCTCCGCCATGGCCTCGAGGACCGCCTTAAGCCCTAGGTCCTGTTCCAAGTCCTCCCAGGCGAAGGGGAGCGGGAGGTTCAGCCGCAGATCCCGATCGGGAAAAAGAAGCCCTACCCTCACGGGCCACCTCCTGGGCGCCGCTTCAGGCGTTCGCTGAGAAGGGGATAGGTCAACCGGTACTTCTCAGCTAGGGCGAGGGCGTAAGTCCGGCCATCTGGGGGCTTCTCTTGAACGCGGAAGGTGCGGCGGGCAGGATCCAGCGGATCCACCTCCGCCACCAAGCTCTTGGCCCCAGGAAGACGGGCCAGTTCGTCCAGAAAGGTGACGACCACCGCTCGGCACCTCTTGGCCCGGATCCTCTCCAGGACGAACCGCCCGATGAGCCGGGCATCCGTTAAGGCGGCCGAGGCAAAGGGCTCGTTAAGGATGAGGAGTGAGCGCTCCGTGGCCCGCTCCAAAAGGACCCTGAGCCTATGGAGGTCCTCCTCCAGCTTGCTCCTCAGTTCCTCAGGGTTCTCCCGAACCTCAAAGTGGGTGAGGATGCGGTCGGGAAGGGAGAGACGGGCCTGTGCCCCCGGAACGGGAAGCCCAAGGGCAGCCAGATGGTGGACCTGGCCCACCATGCGGGCAAAGGTCGTCTTCCCTCCCTGGTTAGGCCCGCTGACTACCAGGATCGTAGCCCTGTCGAAGCGGAAGCTGTTTTCCACAGGCCGCTTACCCTGGCCCAACAACTTGGCTGCGAGAACCAGGTCAAAGGCCCTCTCGGCGAAGAAGGGGGGGTCCTCGGCAATCTCGGGATAGGTGAAGGGGAGGCCTGCCTCTCGCATAGGAGCGATGAAGTCCAGGTAAGCCAGGAAGAAGCGCGCCTCCTGCTCCAGCCGCAACAGGAAAGGATCCACGAAGCCCGGGTGGCTCCGGACGAAGGCCTCCAAGAGGGCGAAGGCTTTGGGAAAGAGACGGGCCAGGTGATCCAGGATCCACTCCTCCACGTGATTGAGCCAAGGACCCGGCGGAAGAGCGGGCTCCTGCCAGGCGGGCAGGTTCGGGCCGAAGAATGGGCGAAAGGTCTCCACCACCCGCTCCCCGTAGTCGGGCTCTCCCCCATAAGCCCTCAGGGCCAGGCGGCCCTCGTGCACATGGAGGGTGTAACGCAGGGCGGCAAGGGCGGAGCGGACCTCCCTTAGGTCCCGCAGGAGCCGGATTAGATCGGGATTCTTCTGGTAAATCTCCAAATAGTCCCTATATCCTCGGAGGCCCGCCGAACCTGGGGGGTGACGAGCGAAGCCCTCCTCCAAGGCCCTAAAGGCCTCGAGGTAAGCCTCTACCCCCTGTAGGAAGTAAAGGCGCTTCTGCCAGGGGTGGCGGGCCTCTTTGGCCAAGCCCAAACGTTTCCGCAAAGCCTCCATAGCTTGAAAGAAGGCCCGGAAGGCCTGGGCCAAGGGCTGGGCCTCGAGGTCCCGAGCCACCTCTTGGCGGTGGACCACCGCATCCTTGTGCCCTAAGGGAGCGCGGAAGAAGGCTTCGAGATCCAGCCCCGGGTGGGAGGCAAAAAGGCTTACCTCCAGCTCATCTAGAAGGAGGTCTGGAAAGTAGAGCGGGTTCTCCCCCTCCCCCCTCGGGTCTAGGCCCTTATGGTCCAGCAGGCTCGGTCGGAGCGTCAAGGGGTTTTCCATGCCGACCTCCAAAAGCGAAAACCCCTACCGGATCGCCGGTAGGAGTCATCAGCCCAGTGGGCGGTTCAGGCGGACTCCATCGCCTAGCCTTAGTTTAGCCCACGGGGACTCCTCCATCTAGAGGGCTCGGAGGGGAAGAAAGGGCGCGGTGGGCACCGATGGCGAGCACTCGGCCGTGGGGGTTTCGTTCCCTACAGGGTGTTCGCCCCCGGCCCCTAGGTCCCCCCAGGACTCCTGGGAAGGTCTAGAGAGCCTGCTTGGGGACCCTCTGCGGCCCCACCCCAACGCAATGCTGGTATCAACGCCCCTCTTCTCGCAGCGTATGCCGAACGTGCCCACCGCTCCTCCCCTGGCTTGCCTTTCTCGTTCGCCCTTTACGAACTAGCGCGGAAAAGCCAGCCAGGTGGCGAGGTCTCTTGACGAGGCAAGCCCCCCTGGCTAAGCTAAGTTTTGCGTGCGGGGGCGATTAGCTCAGCTGGTCAGAGCGCACGCCTGATAAGCGTGAGGTCGGTGGTTCAAGTCCACCATCGCCCACCAGCTCCAGGACACAAAGCTTTCCCCCCACGCTACCGTGGGGGGAAAGCTTTCGGGGGCCATTGGGTTCCATTTTGGAGTCTTCCCGAGACCCCTTAGTGACCCGGGCCTAGATGCCCCAGCCTCCGGTGGGGAACCTCAGGCCGAGCCCAAAAGCTTGAGGAAGGCCTCCATAAAGGCAGGAAGGTCCTTGGGACCCTGGGCGGTCACCAGGTTGCCATCCACCACTACCCCCGCTTCCTGGTAGAGCCCCCCGGCGTTTTCCAGGTCGTCCCGGATGGAGGGAAAGCCCGTGACCCTCCTCCCCCGGACCACCCCGGCGCTGATCAGCACCCAGCCGGCGTGGCAGATGGCGCCGAGGGGTCGGTTCCCCTCCGCCACCCGCCGGACCAGGGCCAGCACCTCCGGGCTCCGCCTCAGGTAGTCCGGGGCGAACCCCCCGGGGATGAGGAGCCCCAAAAGCTCCCCCGCCTCCTTGGGGGCCACCTCGGCCTTCCAGGCCAACCCGGACTTGCCCCGGTACTCCCGGGCCTCCGGGCCGATGACAAGCGGGGCCAACCCCGCCTCCTGAACCCGGTAGTAAGGGTAGATCAGCTCCCGCTCGTCAAAGAGGTCCGCCAGCAAAATCCCGATGCGCCGCACGCCACACCTCCAGGAACTCCTTAAGGATATTCCCCGTGACCCCCCAGATGTCCACCCCCCGCCAGGGTAGGTGCCAGACCTCCCTTCCCAGGCGCACCTCGCCCCACGGGGTAACGCCGAGGAGCTCCTCCACGGGGGCCAGGAGCACCTCCGCCACCTCCTCGGGGTTGGGCCGCAGGGGGGGAAGGTCTTCCCGGTAGACCACCACGGGCTGGATCAGGAAGCCCTGGGGGGAAAGGGCGGGGCTGAGGAAACCCAAAAGCTCCACCTCCCCTAACCCCACCTCCTCACAGGCCTCCCGCAGGGCGGCCTCCACCACCCCCTCCCCCGGTTCCACGACCCCGCCGGGGAAGCTCACCTGGCCCGCATGGGTGGGCAGGTGGGGGCTCCTCCGGGTGAGGAGGACCCGGGTCCCCAGAAGGGGTACGGCCACCGCAGCCAGCCGGAAGCCCTCAGGCGGCTCTAACCCCTGCGGCAGGCCCTGAGGGAGCGCCTCCTTAAGGCGCTCTCGGGGTCCAGACCCCTCTTGGCGAAAAGCCCCACCAGGTTCCAAAGCGCCTCCTCGAGGTCCCCCCGCTCCAAGGCCCTCTTAAGCCCCTCCTCGTCCCCCTGGTCCAGGCCCCTCTTCTGAAGCTCGTACGCCCGCAGGAGGGTGGGCAGGGTTTTGGGCAGGCGGCAAGGGTCTTCCACCTTGCCCTCCTGGGCCTTCAGCTCGTCCCAGCGGGCCTTGACCTCCTCTGGGGTCTTGGCTTCGGCTTCCCCGAAGACGTGGGGATGGCGGCGGACGAGCTTTTCCACGATCCGCCTCTCCACCTCCCCGTAGGTGAAGGCACCCTCCTCCTCGGCGATGACGCTGTGGAAGGCCACCTGGAGGAGGACGTCCCCGAGCTCCTCGGCCATCTCCTGGGGGTTTCCCTGCAGAATGGCGTCCGCCGCCTCGCTGGCCTCCTCCAGAAGGTAGGGCACCAGGCTCTCGTGGGTCTGGGCCCGGTCCCAGGGACACCCCCCGGGACCCCTCAGGCGGCGCATGACCTCAAGAAGCCGCTCCATGCCCCCCATTCTCCCTCAGGAGAAGCCCCCCTGCCAGGGAGAGGCCCACGAGGAGAAGGGAAAGAGGGTCCAGGGGGGCGGGCTCCAGGACCCAGCCCCCCACACCGGGCGCGGGCAGGCCCGTGGTGCGGGTCAGGAGGAAAAGGGCCAAGAGCGTCCCTACCAGATACCGCCCCGCCCGAAGCCACCGCGCCCCAAGCCGCTCCCCAAGGAGGGGGAGGAGGAGAAGGGAAAGGCCAAAGCCCAGCTCCAGGGCTAGGAGGAGCATGAAGAGAACCCCGTACCAGAACCCCGGGGCCGTCAGGGCCCATGCGGGGTCCTTCACCCGAAAGACCTCCCCGCAAAGCCCCCCGCCCAAAGGGGTATCCCCCAGGCCGAGAAGCTGCAGGAAGAAGGGCAAGACGAAGAATAGGGCGGCGAGACGAAGCACCTTCCCCATCCTACCTGCTCCCCTGATCCCCAGGGAGGGCTTATACCCTTTAACCCTGCGGGGACTTTCTACCGGGACCCGCATGGGGTGGTATTACCCCAGCCCGGGATGGGTACATTTGTCCCCCCTGGCCTGGTTTAGGCTGGGGGTTGGGGTGGGGTCCCCTGCCCAACCCGGAGGTATGCGATGCGGCGCTTCTGGTTTCTCCTACCCGTCCTCGGGCTCCTCGTGGGCTACCTCTTCCTCTTCCGGGGCAACCATGCCTTTTTCGGCACCCGCCTTTTAAACCCCAAGCCCGTAGACTTCGCCCTGGAAGGCCCCCAGGGAACGGTCAGGCTCCGCGACTTCCAGGACAAGCTGGTCCTCCTCTTTTTCGGCTACACGCACTGCCCCGACGTCTGCCCCACCACCCTCCTCGGCATCAAGCGGGTTTACGAGGGGCTTACCCCGGAGGAGCAAAGGCGGGTGCAGGTGATCTTCGTGAGCGTAGACCCCGAGCGGGACACCCCGGAGATCGCCGACCGGTACGCCAAGGCCTTCAACCCCGCCTTCCTGGGGCTCACGGGAAGGCCGGAAGTCCTCCAGGAGGTGGCCCGCACCTTCGGGGTGTACTACCAGAAAACCCAGTACCGGGGCCCCGGGGACTACCTGGTGGACCACACGGCCACCACCTTCGTGATCCGGGGGGGGAAGCTGGTCCTCCTCCTGAGCGGGGATAAGCTGAACCTTATACAAAATCCAGGGTACCTTCCCCGGGTGGTGGCAGACATTAGGGCGCTCTTGTAAGCTACCCCTATGGCGGATTTCAGGGAGGTCTTGGCCAAGGCCAAGGAGGTGGCCGCTTCGGCGGCCCAGGAGGCGGAGAGGCGCCTCCAGGAGCTCAAAGGGAGGCTGGACCAGGACCAGGACGGCCGTCCGGACGTGGTGGAAAGGGCCTGGAAGGAGGCCGAGAAGGCCCTGCACGAGGCCAAGGCCCGCCTAGCCGAGTTGGACCGGGACCAAGACGGCATTCCCGACGGGCTAAAAGAGGTTGCCGAAAAGGCCCGGAGGGCGGCGGAAACCGCCAAGGCCAAGGCGGAGGAGGCGGCCCGCCTCCTTAAGGAGCGCCTGGGGAGGGGAGAGGGGTAGCCCCACCGCGGCTTTACCCTGGGAAAACCGCGGGCCAGGTTCCTGTCCCCCAGGGGCGAGGGAAGGGACGGGGAAGCGGCTACCCCAGGGCCACGTCCAGGGCCATCATCATGGCGAAGCCCGTCATGACCCCGAAGGTGGACACGTCCCCGTTCCCCTCCGCCTGGCTTTCTGGGATGACCTCCTCCACCACCACGAAGACCATGGCCCCCGCCGCCATGGCCATGAGGTAAGGGAGCAGGTCCATCATCTGGGCCACCAGGAGAGCCCCAAGCACCGCGCCCACGGGCTCCACGATGGCGGAAAGCTGCCCGTAGAACCAGGCGAGGCCCGACCCGATCCCCACCCGCCGCAAAGGCCAGGCAATGGCAAGCCCCTCGGGGAGGTTCTGGAGGCCAATTCCAAGGGCCAAGGCAATGGCCCCGCCCAGGGTGGCCGCCCCCGTGGGGTCCAGCCCCGCGGCCCCGAAGGCCACCCCAACCGCCAGGCCCTCAGGGAAGTTGTGGAGGGTGACGGCCAGGATGAGGAGGGTGGTGCGGCGCCAGAGGGCCTTTAGCCCCTCGGGGGCGTCCTTGGGGCCCAGGTGCACGTGGGGGAGGTAGCGGTCCAGGAGGCGGAGGAAGGCCCCGCCCAACAGGAACCCCACCACGGCGGGCAGAAGGGGGTTTTTTCCCTGGGCCTGGGCCATCTCCATCCCCGGAAGGAGGAGGGAGAAGACGCTCGCAGCCAGCATCACCCCAGCGGCGAAGCCCAGCATCCCGTCCAAAAGCGTTCGGCTGGGCTCCCGGGCGAGGAAGACGCTCGCCGCCCCCACCGCGGTGAGCCCCCAGGTGAAGAGGCCGCCCAAGAGGGCGTGGAGCAGAGGCTCGGCCATGTCCCCTAGTTTAGGCTAACCTAAATCCCGGGGCAAGCCCCCCGTGGAGTATCCTGGGATTAGGTATGCTGGATAAGCTTGCACGCCTAGAGGAGGAGTACCGGGAGCTGGAAGGGCTTCTCGCCGACCCAGGGGTCCTGAAGGACCCGAAGCGCTACCAGGCCCTCTCCCGGCGGTACGCGGAGATGGGGGAGATCCTCGCCCTCATCCGGGAATACCGCAAGGTGCTAGAGGACCTGGAGCAGGCGGAAAGCCTCCTCGAGGACCCCGAGCTCCGCGAGGTGGCCAAGGCGGAGAAGGCGGAGCTGGAGGCCCGCAAGGAGGCCTTGGAACGGGAGCTTGAGCGCCACCTCCTGCCCAAGGACCCCATGGACGAGCGGGACGCCATCGTGGAGATCCGGGCCGGCACCGGGGGGGAGGAGGCCGCCCTCTTCGCCCGCGACCTCCTGGAGATGTACCTGCGCTTCGCCGAGGAGATGGGGTTTGAGACGGAGATCCTGGACTCCAACCCCACGGACCTAGGCGGCTTCTCCAAGGTGGTCTTGGAGGTACGGGGCCCCGGAGCCTACGGCACCTTTAAGTACGAAAGCGGGGTCCACCGGGTGCAGCGGGTCCCCGCCACGGAAACCCAGGGGCGCATCCACACCTCCACGGCCACGGTGGCCGTTTTGCCCAAGGCGGAGGAGTCCGACTTCCAGCTCAACATGGACGAGATCCGCATAGATGTAATGCGGGCCTCGGGGCCGGGGGGCCAGGGGGTGAACACCACGGACTCGGCGGTGCGGGTGGTGCACCTGCCCACGGGGATCATGGTGACCTGCCAGGACTCCCGGAGCCAGATCAAGAACCGGGAGAAGGCCCTCATGATCCTCCGTAGCCGCCTTTTGGAGATGAAGCGGGCCGAAGAGGCGGAAAAGCTCCGAAAAACCCGCCTCGCCCAGATCGGTACCGGGGAGCGCTCCGAGAAGATCCGCACCTACAACTTCCCCCAGTCCCGGGTCACGGACCACCGCATTGGCTTCACCACCCACGACCTCGAGGGGGTCCTCTCGGGGCGCCTTCAGCCCCTTCTGGAAGCCCTGAGGCGGGCCGACCAGGAGCGCCAGCTGGAGGCCATGACGGAAGCGTGATGCGCCGGGAGATCCTGGTGGTGGCAGCCATCCTCCTGGACCGACAGGGGCGGGTGCTCCTGGTGGGCAACGACTGGGGCCGAAAGGGCCAGGTGCGCTACACCCTTCCCGGGGGCACGGTGGAGCCGGGGGAGACGGCCCTGGAGGCTTTGGTGCGGGAGGTGCGGGAGGAGACGGGCCTGCGGGTGAAGGGGATAGAACACCTGGCCTACGCCATCCAGGTGGAGGACCGCCGCAAGAACGAGCGCACCCTGGCCCTGGCCTTCCGGGCCAGCTACGAGGGGCTTTTGAACCCCAAAGACCCCGATGGGCACATCGTGGAGGCCCGCTTCTTCACCCTAGAGGAGGTGGCGGCTAGGCTCTCCGGCCACCGCCCCTTGCAGGAGCCCCTTCTGGACTACCTCAAGGGGGAGCGGGGCCGCTTCTACGCCTATTCCGGCTGGGGCCTTCCGGGGGTGCGGGTCTAGGGACCGAGCTTCCGCTTCAGGTAGGCGGTGAGCTCCTCCAGGGCTCGGCGCAGAGCCCGCTGCTCCTCGGCCAGGGCCTCGAGGGGATCCCTTTGGGGCTCGAGGCCGGCGAAGGTCTTGAAGAGGAGGGTGGGGTTGCCGCACCGGGGGCAGGCCACCCCTGCGGGCCGGACCGAGGGGGCGTAGAAGGTCCGGGCGCCGCACCGGGGGCAGAGGAGGTACTTGGCCCCCAAGGCCTCCCCCTTGCGCACCGCCCGAGCCAATTCCAAGGCCTCCTCCCGGGGAAAGCCCAGGAAGTAGTCCTCCCCCACCTGGACCAAGCCCTCCCCAGGGCCCAGGTCCGGCCGCCTCCCCTCGGGGACCTCCCAGGCCAGGCCGTTCCATCGGAAGTGGCGCAGGTGCCTGCGCCCCTCCAGATCCTCCACCTCCACGATGAGCTGGTGGTTCGGATCCTTGGGGTAGTAGTAAAGGCGCACCGCCTGGACCCCGGAGAGGGCCTGGGTGCGGGGCAGGGTGTAGCTCAGGGGGCCCTCACCCCGGACGGGGTAACCCACCAGGCGCTCCACATCGTAGACGGTGAGGCCAGGGCGGTTCTCCTCCCCTTGGAGGAGGCGCTCCACGTACCTGAAGGCGGCCTCGAGGCCCGGGTCCATGGAAACAGTGTACTCCAGAAAACCAGGGGGGTATCCTACCCCCCAAAGTTCCCGCAAAAAGGGCATCAGTCCTCCAAGAGCCCCACAAAGCGGTGGGGGTCGGGGTCCAGCCTAAACCGGTTACGGTCCAGATGGGAAAGAAGCTCCTCCAGGCGCTCCGTGCTCCCTCTAAGGAGGAGGTGGTAAAGGTAAAGCCCCTTGATCCGGGGCACGGGGGCGGGGGCCGGGCCCAGGACCTCCCCCTCCCGGGCCACCCCTTGGAGGGCGTCCCTCAGGGCCAGGGCGGCCTCGAGGGCCCGCTCCTCCTTGCGGTGGCGGACCTCCAGCTTCACCATGCGGACCCTTGGGGGGTATTGCAGGAGCTCCCTAAGGGCCTTTTCCTGCCAGGGGAAGGCCTCCACGCTCCCCTCCAGGAGGCCCTGGTGGGCGGGGTGGTCGGGGGTGTAGGTCTGGAGGAGAAGGAGGGGCCTCCGCCCGGGCCTGAGCTCGGTGAGGGCCCAGAGGAGGCGGTGGTAGCGCTCCGCCGCCCGGAAGTCCGAGTCCAGGAGGAAGCCGTCCGCATAGGGCAGGAGGACCAGGGCGAGCTCGGGGAGGGACGGCCCCCGGAGGAGGGCGGTGGTGGCCACCACCACCCCGGGCTGCCCCTCGAGGAGGGGGCCCAGGTCGTCCTTGGCCTCCTTGGCGTAGCGGAGGACGGGAAGGGCGAGGTGCCGCCTCAGCTCCTCCACCAGCCACTCCAGGCCCGGCCCCCGGGGCTCCAGAAAGGGCGAGCCGCACTCCGGGCACAGGGGGGGCGGGAGCGCCTCGTGGCCGCACTGGTGGCAGAGGAGGCGGCCCTTCCCCTCCCGGTGGTAGCGCAAGGGAAGGGCGCACTGGGGGCAGGTGGGCCGAAAGCCGCAGTCGGCACAGAGGAGAAGGGCGCTAAAGCCCTTGCGCGGGGAAAGGACCACCGCCTGCCTCCCCCTTTCCTCCACCTGCCTGAGGAGGGCGAGGGCCCGCCCGGTAAAGGGGTGGCCCCTTTCCCGCCTCAGGTCCAGGATCAAGACCCTGGGCTTGGGCACGGGAAAGGTGAGGCCAGGCCGGTCCAGGACCTCCACCGCCGGCACCAGGGAGAGGTAGGTGAGGGGCACGCCGAGAAGCCGGGCCCGCAGCTCGGCCAAGGGGGGGATGAAGGCCCGGCTTCCCGCGGGGAGCTTGTAGCTCTCGCTCCCCTCCTCCACCACCACCATGGACCTGGGGGTAAAGGGGAGGAGAAGCCCCCCGTAGGTGGCGAAGACGAGGCCCCGGGGCGCGCGGAAGAGGGCTTCGCGAAGCCAGGGGGGAAGCCCCCCGTGGTAGGGCTTGGCCTCAGGGAAGTGCTCCAGGAAGCGCAGGAGAAGGCTCACCTCGGGGAAGAGGACCAGGTGGTCCCCCTCGGCCACGAGCCCCTTGAGGAGGCGCAGCCTCTCGGCAAACCGCCCCCCGTTCACGCGCCCGGGGCGCTCGGGAAGGGGAAGGGGTTCCAGCCTCCCCTCCGCCCTGGGCCCCTCGAGGGGGGGGCCGTAGCCCACGTAGCCCCCGTCCAGAAGGCGCTTAAGCCGCCTCACCCCCAGCCCGGTGGCCCGGGCCAGGGCGGCCAGGCTTTCCGCCTGGCCCATCTCCCAAAGGCGCCTAAGCGCCTGGTCCAGGTCAGGCTCCGGGTGGGCCTCCTTCAGGGGGAGGAGGACCCTCTTCCCCTCCTTGAAGGCCACCTCCTCCTCCAAGGCCCCCGCCTCCCGAAGGAGGTCCAGAAGCTTCGGGTCAAAGCCCCGGGCCTCCTGCCAGTCCCGAAGGGCCTCGAGGCCCTTGGGCAGGACCTTGGGGTCCGTCCCGGGAAAAAGGCGCACCCGGTGGCGGACCTCGGGAAAGGGGGGAAGGAGGTCCGCCAGGACCTGGCCCAGGGGGGCAAAGAGGTACCGGGCAGCCTCCTCCAGGAAGCGGATCTCCTCCGGGCGCAGGGAGGGCCCGGGGTCCAGGTAGGCGATGGCGTGGCGGAGGCCCATCCCCCCCCGCCCCTCCTCCTCTCCCACCACCACCCCGAGGCGCACCTCCCCCCGAAAGGGTACGGCCACCCGCCTCCCCACGGGCCCCTCCTCCGCCTCGGCCCCCAAGGGGGGCAGGTAGCTCAGGGGGGGGAGGGGGAGGGGAAGGGCCACCCGGAGCGCCCGCATACGCCTAGGATAAGGGCGTGCGCCTGGCCGTGGTCCTCTCAGGGGTGGCCCTCTACAGCGCCCTCTACGCCGCAGTCCCCCTCCTTCCCCTTCTGGAGAGGCTCTTCGGCGCCCCCCCGGGGGCGGCAGGGCCGGGCATGGGCCTCCCCCTCCTCCTCCTCGTCCTCCTCTCCCCCCTGGTGCCTAGGCTTCCCCTGGCCTCGGGGATGGCCCTGGGTGGGGGACTGCTCCTGGTGGGGCTCGGGGGGATTTTGGGGGCCTTGAGCCCGAGCCTCCTCCTCTGGACCCTCTTCCGCCTGCTTCAGGGCATGGGAGCGGCCCTGGTGCCGGCCCTGGCCATCGCCCTGGTGCCCGTCCTCTACCCGCAGAGGGCCCTGGAGATGGCCGGGGTCTACATGGCGGGCAACGTCCTGGGCGGGGGGTTAGGCCGGGTCCTGGCGGGGCTGTTGGCGGAAGGGGTGGGGGTGCGGGGAGCCCTCCTCCTCCTCTCCCTCCCCGCCCTTCTCCTTGGCCTCCTCGTCCTCCACGCCCCCTCCCGCCTACCCCCTCTGGGCCCGCCCCGCTACGACCCAAGGGGCTGGCCCCTCTACCTGGTGGGGGGCATCCTCCTCTTTCTGAACCTGTTTCTGGCCAACCTCCTCCCCTACCGCCTTCTGGAGATGGGCTTCGGCCCGGGACAGGTGGGGCTCGTGTACCTGGCCTACCTCTTCGGCATCCCAGGAAGCGCCCTCTCCGGCCTCCTGGCCAGAAGGCTGGGCGCGGTGGCCACCTTTCGCTTGGCCTTCCTCTTAGCGCTGCTGGGGATGGGGCTCCTCCTCCTCCCGCCCCCGAGGCTGGTGGTGGGGTTTGCCCTCATGATGGCCGCCCTCTTCACCGCCCAAGGCCTGGCCTCGGGGGCCGCGGGGCGGAAGGGGCCGGGGGTGAGCGGAGCCTACGTGGCCAGCTTCTACCTGGGGGGCACCCTGGCGGGTCTCCTCTACCCCCTCTTCCTCCACAGCTTCCCCCTGGCGGTGGGGTTGGGCTTGGCCTTGGGCCTCCTGGCCTTTCTCTTAGCCCCGGTCCGGTAATACCCCGCGAGGTGTTTAGCGCAGGATCCAAAAGCAAAGGGAATATCCCTGATCAGGAAAGGGCCTGCACCACCCGGAGGAAGGCCTCCCCAGGCCTAGGGGTTTCCCCCCCGTCCTTCCAAGCAAAGCGGAGGTCCTTTAGGGGCCCTTCCCCTACCCCCATGCCCCCGGGAAAGAGGCCCCGCAGGTCCAAAGGCCCCACCTCCTCCCCGCCGAAGGCCTCGAGGAAGCGGGCCACCTCCCTTTCGTGGCCGAAGTGGAAGCCGTAGAGCCACCACTCCCCCTTCTCCTCCAGGGCGAAGAGGAAGCGGGGCCTCGGGTAGATTTCGGGAAAATTTCCTGTAAACGGGCGCCTAAGAAAGAGGCCCGCTCTCCCCGGCCTCAAGCGGAGCACGGCCCGGAGGGGAGTGCCCAGGAGGCCAAAGCTTCCCACAAAGAGGCGCACCAGGTCGTAACCCTGGACGTTTTTCACCACCACCCCTCCCGCCTCCACCCTCCGCCCCCCAGGGGTCCGGAAGGCTACCCCCAGGACCTCGGCGGGAAAGAAGAAGGTTTGGGCGAACCCCCCCCGGAGGAGGAGGCCGCCCACCCCTCCCGGAAGCTCCACGGGGGGGAAGGGAGGGTAGAGGCCCGTGCCCTTAAGGGCCTCGTGGACCTCCATAAGCCCGGTCTCTCCCGGGGCCACCAGGTACTGGTCAGCGGCATGGACCTCCACGAGCTCATGGTACGCTCTAAAGGATGCAGGAGCTGGAACGGGAAGCCCTGGAGGCCATAC
Above is a window of Thermus islandicus DSM 21543 DNA encoding:
- a CDS encoding MutS-related protein, which encodes MRVGLLFPDRDLRLNLPLPFAWEDLEQDLGLKAVLEAMAEGDNYLEEVARKVLAQGLTSDLSTILYRQGAVREALEKRTLLETIYVLCGETLVAKRRQAYGLYRRDRPDLYGAIKGMEALLGGLKQLLRHLEGAAFTSPPFRGLQARLREVLTPVFFREAEEHLEGLRFPKGVWLAAGLDPEGRGQGYTLLPPEGPKPWRPFAPRPKTYLLTLHPRDEAGARILGELRERGILEAAKALAAAVEEVARFFEALRAEVGFLLGAARLAQRLKALGLPVTFPTPTEGLRLAFKGLYDVGLALRQGRAVGNDLEAHDKNPILITGANRGGKTTFLRSLGLAQLLMQAGLFVGAEGFESSLVDGIFTHFKREEDRALEAGKFEEELRRMDNLVNHLSRKPLLLFNESFGATNEPEGAELGAQVVRALVEHGVRVAFVTHFYTLAVAFLGDPKALFLKAERLSDGRRTYRLRPEPPEPTAWGQDLLRQVFGEVSP
- a CDS encoding MutS-related protein, with protein sequence MENPLTLRPSLLDHKGLDPRGEGENPLYFPDLLLDELEVSLFASHPGLDLEAFFRAPLGHKDAVVHRQEVARDLEAQPLAQAFRAFFQAMEALRKRLGLAKEARHPWQKRLYFLQGVEAYLEAFRALEEGFARHPPGSAGLRGYRDYLEIYQKNPDLIRLLRDLREVRSALAALRYTLHVHEGRLALRAYGGEPDYGERVVETFRPFFGPNLPAWQEPALPPGPWLNHVEEWILDHLARLFPKAFALLEAFVRSHPGFVDPFLLRLEQEARFFLAYLDFIAPMREAGLPFTYPEIAEDPPFFAERAFDLVLAAKLLGQGKRPVENSFRFDRATILVVSGPNQGGKTTFARMVGQVHHLAALGLPVPGAQARLSLPDRILTHFEVRENPEELRSKLEEDLHRLRVLLERATERSLLILNEPFASAALTDARLIGRFVLERIRAKRCRAVVVTFLDELARLPGAKSLVAEVDPLDPARRTFRVQEKPPDGRTYALALAEKYRLTYPLLSERLKRRPGGGP
- a CDS encoding type 1 glutamine amidotransferase domain-containing protein — protein: MRRIGILLADLFDERELIYPYYRVQEAGLAPLVIGPEAREYRGKSGLAWKAEVAPKEAGELLGLLIPGGFAPDYLRRSPEVLALVRRVAEGNRPLGAICHAGWVLISAGVVRGRRVTGFPSIRDDLENAGGLYQEAGVVVDGNLVTAQGPKDLPAFMEAFLKLLGSA
- a CDS encoding NUDIX hydrolase, with translation MAVPLLGTRVLLTRRSPHLPTHAGQVSFPGGVVEPGEGVVEAALREACEEVGLGEVELLGFLSPALSPQGFLIQPVVVYREDLPPLRPNPEEVAEVLLAPVEELLGVTPWGEVRLGREVWHLPWRGVDIWGVTGNILKEFLEVWRAAHRDFAGGPL
- a CDS encoding MazG family protein, producing the protein MGGMERLLEVMRRLRGPGGCPWDRAQTHESLVPYLLEEASEAADAILQGNPQEMAEELGDVLLQVAFHSVIAEEEGAFTYGEVERRIVEKLVRRHPHVFGEAEAKTPEEVKARWDELKAQEGKVEDPCRLPKTLPTLLRAYELQKRGLDQGDEEGLKRALERGDLEEALWNLVGLFAKRGLDPESALRRRSLRACRRG
- a CDS encoding SCO family protein, whose amino-acid sequence is MRRFWFLLPVLGLLVGYLFLFRGNHAFFGTRLLNPKPVDFALEGPQGTVRLRDFQDKLVLLFFGYTHCPDVCPTTLLGIKRVYEGLTPEEQRRVQVIFVSVDPERDTPEIADRYAKAFNPAFLGLTGRPEVLQEVARTFGVYYQKTQYRGPGDYLVDHTATTFVIRGGKLVLLLSGDKLNLIQNPGYLPRVVADIRALL
- a CDS encoding ZIP family metal transporter — encoded protein: MAEPLLHALLGGLFTWGLTAVGAASVFLAREPSRTLLDGMLGFAAGVMLAASVFSLLLPGMEMAQAQGKNPLLPAVVGFLLGGAFLRLLDRYLPHVHLGPKDAPEGLKALWRRTTLLILAVTLHNFPEGLAVGVAFGAAGLDPTGAATLGGAIALALGIGLQNLPEGLAIAWPLRRVGIGSGLAWFYGQLSAIVEPVGAVLGALLVAQMMDLLPYLMAMAAGAMVFVVVEEVIPESQAEGNGDVSTFGVMTGFAMMMALDVALG
- the prfA gene encoding peptide chain release factor 1, which produces MLDKLARLEEEYRELEGLLADPGVLKDPKRYQALSRRYAEMGEILALIREYRKVLEDLEQAESLLEDPELREVAKAEKAELEARKEALERELERHLLPKDPMDERDAIVEIRAGTGGEEAALFARDLLEMYLRFAEEMGFETEILDSNPTDLGGFSKVVLEVRGPGAYGTFKYESGVHRVQRVPATETQGRIHTSTATVAVLPKAEESDFQLNMDEIRIDVMRASGPGGQGVNTTDSAVRVVHLPTGIMVTCQDSRSQIKNREKALMILRSRLLEMKRAEEAEKLRKTRLAQIGTGERSEKIRTYNFPQSRVTDHRIGFTTHDLEGVLSGRLQPLLEALRRADQERQLEAMTEA